A region of Asterias amurensis chromosome 22, ASM3211899v1 DNA encodes the following proteins:
- the LOC139954000 gene encoding NXPE family member 1-like, with protein sequence MAAKYPSRHTVLGVLFGLCVTLTVITMLLEASDEISFKTPAISVATLKLKQSPSNGSVIEKKNTTGPLPMSVTSHTKTNVQLISPRGHIQVGDIIKYRIQTRDSEGRDRVIGGDFWFATLNSKNPLASTAGYVADYNNGTYEVTLLAAWAGQAEFKLILVHPSEAVDYFKNVVWPAKERVQWNGYFNHKGKKAERTTCFLRSGGPWTGLCQYPAHHALGKTILVCRKPNGLSCDDFTSYNTDWNKCNQRLAELTKGVEYIFKGPNFMQPVRIEKNKKIQIDAGFLPPLNDLPRCLPDQEIPAVQGYWLRGKWHSMLCRIPDFPKDMLHKCLRDKKVILHGDSTIGQWYKDFNSVLKADNPKASSNVRGHLKPVQTIYRSLNLTVAYYFHPERVGSDIYGRKDMKYEVDVLDKLTTLDCQTYIIVLSPWSHFTVWTSESFIERTALIRNAVLRLRKRCPNILIVIKGPHPRHFPHISSPLLFSDFLAKEIIGNTLRDGFKGTGAFYLPLWDMNLAHPAMNSVHMPHAVIVQELKMFLGYVCDNLATV encoded by the exons ATGGCAGCAAAATATCCGTCTCGACATACTGTTTTAGGAGTGTTGTTTGGTTTATGTGTTACCTTAACGGTGATCACAATG TTGTTGGAAGCCAGTGACGAAATATCCTTTAAAACTCCTGCCATCAGCGTTGCTACCTTAAAGTTGAAACAATCACCTTCTAACGGGAGTGTGATTGAGAAAAAGAACACAACCGGCCCATTACCCATGAGTGTCACCAGTCACACCAAGACTAACGTCCAACTAATATCACCTAGAGGACACATTCAAGTCGGAGATATCATCAAGTATCGGATTCAGACGAGAGATTCCGAAGGGAGGGACCGGGTTATAGGCGGGGATTTCTGGTTTGCCACTCTAAACTCAAAGAATCCGCTAGCTAGTACAGCTGGTTATGTTGCTGACTACAATAACGGTACATATGAAGTCACATTGCTGGCAGCGTGGGCTGGTCAAGCTGAATTCAAACTCATTCTTGTGCATCCCAGTGAGGCTGTTGACTACTTCAAAAATGTGGTCTGGCCTGCAAAGGAAAGAGTACAGTGGAATGGATACTTCAACCATAAAGGCAAGAAAGCAGAAAGGACAACTTGCTTTTTGAGGAGTGGCGGGCCATGGACTGGACTGTGTCAATATCCAGCACACCATGCACTTGGGAAGACAATTCTTGTTTGCCGGAAACCGAATGGTTTGTCCTGTGATGATTTCACATCTTACAATACCGACTGGAATAAATGCAACCAAAGGCTGGCCGAGTTGACAAAAGGCGTAGAGTATATATTTAAAGG CCCGAATTTTATGCAACCGGTACGGATAGAGAAGAACAAGAAAATACAAATCGACG CTGGATTTCTCCCTCCTCTGAACGACTTACCGCGATGTCTGCCCGACCAAGAAATACCAGCTGTCCAGGGTTATTGGTTGAGGGGCAAATGGCACTCAATGCTCTGCAGAATACCGGACTTTCCAAAGGACATGCTGCACAAATGTCTACGCGACAAGAAAGTCATTTTACATGGCGACTCAACCATAGGCCAATGGTATAAGGATTTTAACAGTGTATTAAAAGCAGATAACCCCAAGGCAAGTTCAAATGTACGAGGGCATTTGAAGCCTGTACAAACGATATACCGTTCCCTTAACCTTACCGTAGCTTACTATTTCCATCCGGAACGAGTGGGGAGCGACATTTATGGTCGCAAGGACATGAAGTACGAGGTTGATGTTCTTGACAAACTAACCACCCTCGACTGCCAGACATATATCATTGTGCTCAGCCCCTGGTCACACTTCACAGTGTGGACCAGCGAGAGTTTCATAGAACGGACTGCATTGATAAGGAATGCTGTACTTCGCTTACGCAAACGCTGCCCTAATATTTTAATTGTGATTAAGGGACCGCACCCTCGGCACTTTCCACATATCTCATCTCCTTTGTTGTTCTCTGATTTTCTGGCAAAAGAAATTATAGGAAATACATTAAGGGATGGTTTTAAGGGTACAGGTGCTTTCTACCTACCCTTGTGGGACATGAACCTGGCACACCCGGCAATGAATTCCGTGCATATGCCTCACGCAGTTATAGTACAGGAACTGAAAATGTTTCTAGGGTACGTTTGCGATAACTTAGCAACAGTATAA